The proteins below are encoded in one region of Phaseolus vulgaris cultivar G19833 chromosome 1, P. vulgaris v2.0, whole genome shotgun sequence:
- the LOC137814254 gene encoding uncharacterized protein, giving the protein MTQKANLFKGKAKKKSIPPNRHGKAPVTRKGKRFVKPSKVTKEMDADREVSKFINQCNEIKAATLATKDGGQLGIIKHPVELPSGAK; this is encoded by the exons ATGACGCAGAAGGCGAATCTTTTTAAGGGTAAAGCCAAGAAAAAATCAATTCCTCCCAATCGTCATGGGAAAGCCCCTGTTACTCGCAAAG GAAAAAGATTCGTGAAGCCATCCAAGGTTACAAAGGAAATGGATGCTGATCGT GAGGTTAGCAAATTCATTAATCAGTGCAATGAGATCAAAGCAGCGACTCTTGCAACAAAGGATGGTGGCCAACTAGGCATCATTAAGCATCCAGTAGAGCTACCAAGTGGTGCTAAATAA
- the LOC137814256 gene encoding tryptophan synthase alpha chain-like isoform X2 gives MRTMEAPGLSETFTRLKKEGKVAFIPYITAGDPDLSTTAEALKVLDSCGSDIIELGVPYSDPLADGPVIQAAATRSLAKGTNLNAIISMLKEVIPQLSCPIALFTYYNPILKRGTGGFMSLIRETGVHGLVVPDVPLEETETLRAEAKKNGIELVLLTTPTTPKDRMKAIVDAAEGFVYLVSSVGVTGARSSVSGNVQSLLQEIKEATTKPVAVGFGISKPEHVKQVAGWGADGVIVGSAMVKVLGEAKSPEEGLKELEAFTRSLKEALP, from the exons ATGAGGACCATGGAAGCTCCGGGACTCTCTGAAACATTCACCAGACtgaaaaaagaaggaaaa GTGGCTTTCATACCATATATCACAGCCGGTGATCCTGACCTTTCAACCACAGCAGAAGCACTAAAAGTGCTTGATTCATGCGGGTCTGACATAATTGAGCTAGGTGTTCCATATTCTGATCCTTTGGCAGATGGTCCTGTTATCCAG GCTGCTGCTACAAGATCTCTTGCAAAGGGAACCAATTTAAATGCAATCATTTCCATGTTGAAGGAG GTTATTCCGCAATTGTCATGTCCAATTGCACTGTTTACATATTACAATCCAATACTGAAGCGCGGTACTGGGGGATTTATGTCCCTCATAAGAGAAACTGGCGTACATG GGCTTGTGGTTCCGGATGTCCCTCTGGAGGAGACGGAGACTCTTAGGGCGGAGGCTAAGAAAAATGGAATCGAACTG GTACTCCTCACAACACCTACCACTCCAAAGGACCGAATGAAGGCTATTGTTGACGCAGCAGAAGGATTTGTGTATCTT GTGAGCTCGGTGGGGGTCACAGGAGCCCGATCATCAGTTAGTGGTAATGTTCAGTCTCTTCTGCAGGAAATCAAAGAG GCAACAACTAAACCTGTGGCTGTTGGTTTTGGAATATCAAAGCCCGAGCATGTTAAACAG GTAGCAGGATGGGGAGCTGATGGTGTGATTGTTGGCAGTGCTATGGTGAAGGTGCTTGGAGAAGCCAAATCTCctgaagaaggattgaaagaacTGGAAGCTTTCACCCGCTCCTTAAAGGAGGCACTTCCTTAA
- the LOC137814256 gene encoding tryptophan synthase alpha chain-like isoform X1: MALALNSSCFLQLKKPQVGFHVCFSSKKALISVKRYTPVAAMRTMEAPGLSETFTRLKKEGKVAFIPYITAGDPDLSTTAEALKVLDSCGSDIIELGVPYSDPLADGPVIQAAATRSLAKGTNLNAIISMLKEVIPQLSCPIALFTYYNPILKRGTGGFMSLIRETGVHGLVVPDVPLEETETLRAEAKKNGIELVLLTTPTTPKDRMKAIVDAAEGFVYLVSSVGVTGARSSVSGNVQSLLQEIKEATTKPVAVGFGISKPEHVKQVAGWGADGVIVGSAMVKVLGEAKSPEEGLKELEAFTRSLKEALP, from the exons ATGGCTCTTGCCCTCAACTCAAGTTGCTTCTTGCAATTGAAGAAACCTCAGGTCGGTTTCCATGTTTGTTTTTCCTCTAAGAAGGCTTTAATCTCTGTGAAGAGATACACTCCAGTGGCTGCTATGAGGACCATGGAAGCTCCGGGACTCTCTGAAACATTCACCAGACtgaaaaaagaaggaaaa GTGGCTTTCATACCATATATCACAGCCGGTGATCCTGACCTTTCAACCACAGCAGAAGCACTAAAAGTGCTTGATTCATGCGGGTCTGACATAATTGAGCTAGGTGTTCCATATTCTGATCCTTTGGCAGATGGTCCTGTTATCCAG GCTGCTGCTACAAGATCTCTTGCAAAGGGAACCAATTTAAATGCAATCATTTCCATGTTGAAGGAG GTTATTCCGCAATTGTCATGTCCAATTGCACTGTTTACATATTACAATCCAATACTGAAGCGCGGTACTGGGGGATTTATGTCCCTCATAAGAGAAACTGGCGTACATG GGCTTGTGGTTCCGGATGTCCCTCTGGAGGAGACGGAGACTCTTAGGGCGGAGGCTAAGAAAAATGGAATCGAACTG GTACTCCTCACAACACCTACCACTCCAAAGGACCGAATGAAGGCTATTGTTGACGCAGCAGAAGGATTTGTGTATCTT GTGAGCTCGGTGGGGGTCACAGGAGCCCGATCATCAGTTAGTGGTAATGTTCAGTCTCTTCTGCAGGAAATCAAAGAG GCAACAACTAAACCTGTGGCTGTTGGTTTTGGAATATCAAAGCCCGAGCATGTTAAACAG GTAGCAGGATGGGGAGCTGATGGTGTGATTGTTGGCAGTGCTATGGTGAAGGTGCTTGGAGAAGCCAAATCTCctgaagaaggattgaaagaacTGGAAGCTTTCACCCGCTCCTTAAAGGAGGCACTTCCTTAA